The Poriferisphaera corsica DNA segment CCAGTTCAAGCTTACTCATCTGCTGACTCATCACCTGCGGCACCATCCGATCCACAACCCCCTCAAGATCACTCACACTGCTCCCCTCACCCTGCTTCGCGCTAAGCTGCTCTCGCAACTGCGCCCGCACCTGTTCCTCAGCCGCCTCCTCGTTCGCCTTCAACCCCTGATACCGCAAAACCTCTTGTGTGTTCCCAATAAACAGATCGTTATAAACCTTCGGCGACACCTGCTTCAAACCTCCCGGGCCCAGCGCCAAACCAATCAGCAACCCCGCAATCAGAACATACAGATCGCGATGATCCCCAAACGGCAGCCTCCGCAGCAACTCATCCTTCATCACAGACTTCCCCTGCCCCCGCGCGCCTTGTCCTTGTGTATCGCTCATTGCCGCCTCATCCATCCTTAGATTTATTTCTCTAGATCCATAACGTCCTTCGCCCCATCATAACCCTCTCAACCCTTATTAAACAGCCTTTTTTACCCCCCTTAAATATCCACCCTCGTTTCTTAGCAACAATAACCAATAACCCAATCCGCAAGATTGTTTATAACTCAAATTCGCCTCAAGCCTATGACCACCGGTCATGGGGTGTCTCCTCCCAAACAATGAGCATATGCCTGCAAAACCCAAACACACAAAAACAGAGCCCGGCTACAAGCCGAACTCTGATTAACGACATCATCAATTTCTTCCCCCGCTATTCTGACACAAACTCCTGTGCCACGCACAACAACATCCTTCCCGCATTCCTTTGCCCTCTCCCTCCAACAGAGAGAAAACAATGTCCGTAACGCAAATCTTATCCAAAAAACTCAAGCGGATTCGTTCGGTCCGACCAGTTTCCTTCTGCAATCGCATCACATCTCACGCGTTCCAGAATCCGCGATAGCTCATCTGCCAATCGATCGATTCTGTCCGAATTCAACATGTCACGCCGCGACAGAATATCTCCCGTCTCATACGCCACATAATCATGATCCATCAAGACACGGCGGATCGCCTGTTTATGCTGACTCATCGCCACATGATGCGACTGCCGCACCATCTGTAACAATTCTGGCAACGAGTTCATCAACGTACAACGTGTACCGTCCATACGTCTGCTACCGCCCCGCATCAACTCGCCAACCAGCCCTTCATGGGCTTCACTCTCATGCTCAAAGAGCCTGCGGAGTTTTTCCAAATCGCCTGTCATTTCATATGTGCCCAGCATGCTAAAAGCCCCTTTCAATCTCTGATTCGCTGCCGCTCAATCCAGCAGCCACGCATACGTTTTCCGTTTTCCAACTCTCATTACGTAATCTTAGAATAGCCGTACGTGCAATCTACTATCTGTCACAAAACGGATATAAGTACTTACCTCAAGCCGCTAACGTATCAGTCAACACCGACACGACTTAACGACATCAATTTGTATACAGGCCAAACAAACCACCCAAATAAACCCTTACGCCGCCCTCTTTCAACAACCAATCCGCACCATCTCTCCCCTTCAGCAGCTTTATCCTTTGAACAAAACCGCTCGATATCTCATCAACAATCAACCCGATCGACCATCACTTAACATCTATAAAATACGGATTTCGTACAACAAAACAATCCATATTCTCCCTCCCTAACAGCCCATTAGATCCAGTTGCATCATCACGTACCACATGTCCTGCGAAACAATCTGAAGCAGGCTCATGTGAGAAGCGTTTTTTACACAACGACCCACTGGTTAGCGAAGCAAGTCATTTCGTAGGACGCGCTAGAGCCGCGTACATCGCACTCTAATCTCATCTCTGGCCGCTAGGCTCCACAACAACTTGTATGAATAATCACAAGACTTGATCTACAACCGGAGCAGCCTATCAGCGAACAATATCTAAAATCAGCGTCATCGGCCCAATGCTCAACATATGCATCATTTCGCAAGACGCCTTAAAGTGGAACTTAGATGACCACTTTGTTTTATTATCAGCTTTTCCCTTCAAACCGCAACAAAAAATGACAAACCTTTTTAACAATGCTCACGAACCACACCTCAAAACGGCCCATGATCCGCATTCTAAACACATCCACCACGCATCACCCATACCCCAGCATCATCTTGCCGCACTTCCCCAATAAAAAAGCCCGACCAAAGCCGAGCTTCTCATCATTCTAATTCACTTTTACTTCATCTAATCGACGATTAGGTCCATCATCAAGGCACCAAGAACACATCACCAGTCGATGTCGGCGTTTCACGCCCCGTATAAACCTCAACTCCTGATGCGCCCCAGATATTATCCAGCGTACCTGCCCCATCCCCTTCTTCCTGCATCACATACGGCGACGTCAGCCATTCAACCACGCCTCCCGCTTGCAAAATATTCTGACCACGCGAATCATGCTGACGTGACGATGCGCTTGGCTCAACATCCTCATCAAACTTCAGCGCGCCCGTCTTATCATCAAACACAAACCGCGGATTCTTGTCCGCCAAGATCACCATCTTCGGTAAATCATCCGCTCTCGCAGGCTTCTTCCCATACATATTCTGATACGAATACGACACCGCACGCGGCGAATTCCAATCAAAATGACCCGCCGTCATCGTGCCGTCCGCCGGAGCATTTGCATTACTCACGCAATTCAACTCACGCGGCTGCACATACTTACCGCGAGCCAACAAATACAGATGCGCCGAGTTTGAAGTAATCTCACCCTGATCGCGTCCCGATTTGCCGACGTTCCACCAAAGTGAACCCGGGCTCGCTGATAAGGCAGGCAAAGCGCCCGCGTTATCCGTTGCATACTGACCAAACGCGCCGCCCAAACCTTGCAGGTTCGAAGCACATGCCGCCTGATAAGCCGTCTGCTGCTGATTGTTAATCGCTGGGATCAGAAGCGATGCACCGATGACAAACACCGCTGCCGCACTCACGATCTGACGCCATGAAATGCCAAGCGTACGACGTGGCTGCGACAGCATATCAATCTGTGCCGCGAAGCGTTCACGCTGTTTTGCCTGCTCGATAAATGCAAGTGTATTCACCGTCAGATCTTCCGACACATCGTCGGCAGGATACTGACCCAATACATTCAACAAGCCCGCCATTTTCTCCGCACGCTCTTTCGAACCAGCCGGCATCGGGCCGTCTGTGATGCTGAACCCCACTTCAGCATCGCTCTGACCATCAGCCGCCTTGTCCGCTGCGTTGCGATTGGCCAACAATGCATCTAATACATCGCCGTCCTGCTCGCTGAGGCGGTAAACCTTGATATCCTCAGGCGCTCGGTTTGAATTGTCTGGTGTCTCTGGCATATTGCTCACGACTCTCGTCCCCTAACCTCGTTGTTTATAACGTACCTTCCATAACTGAGAGAATGTTCCCACTGCTGAATGCAATCTCGACTTAACCGTCCCCAGGGGGATCGCTAGAATTTCCGCGATCTCTTTGTAAGCAAGCTGGTTAAAGTACGCCAGCGTCAAGACTTCCCGTAAATGGTCCGGCATCGATTGCACGAGCTCACGCACCAATTCGCTTTGTTCTGCGTCCAGTGCGTTCTGATCCGGGATTGGGATATCTGCTTCGAGCAGATCCACAAATGACCGGCTGTCATCCCCGCTCGAATCAATCATCGCGGAGAGTGAGGCGGCTTGTCGCCTGTTATTCTTACGTAAGTAATCCCGTGCTTTGTTCGCGGCAATTGTAAAAAGCCACGGTTTAAATCGTTTGGTTATGTCGAATGTATCGGCTGAGAGGTGTATTTGGAGGAAGGCTTCCTGGAAGATGTCCTCGGCGGCGGCGCGGTTGCCGCAGAATCGGATGAGGAAATGGAAGAGTTCCTGGCGATAGCGCTCGATAAGTTCTTCGAAGCAATGGGTTTGCCCGGATCTGTAGTTTGCAACCAATTGCTCGTCTGTGAGTTTCTCGGCCAATCGTGGTTCCTCAAGAGCGCACTGCGTCATGGTGTGATTGTACGGGATGTTACAGGATAATTGGGGTGCAATGCGAGTATTTGAGGCTGATTGTGGAATCAAAACAGTGCTTATGGCTGCTTGGCTCATATTGCGTCCCGAAATCATGGTTGGTGTTCACACTGGCGAGAAGGCCTGAACTGATCAATGGCGATGAGCCGACTTGGCTGCCTGACCTGCCAGTTGTACGTATTTGCCCGAAGGCGGGTTCATGGAAATCGCATCAGAAAGATGAAGATTTGGGTACACATAGGCAACAGATTTAGCGCGTTAAACTGGGTGTTTTTGTGCGCACAAGAGCGTTTCATAACAGGGGTGCGCGGCGCGTTTGTGCGCACGAATCTTCGAATTTAGTGACTTACCCGTAACCTAAACGTGCGAAGAATGAACAGAAACAAACGAACTTTGACAATTATTAGTTGATAACCACGCGCTAACTGATTTTTCCGCGCGAGTGGGAAAAGCGTAAAACGCGCGTTTGTGCGCATCCTAAAAGATTTTCAGTCTCAAGATGGCGTAACGTGCTATGCGGCATGAAGAGGTGAGTTGGTCATTATTGATGACATTTTATAATCACGTCACTGCAAACGATCACATCTGTGCTGGTCTGATGTAAGCTGATTGGCGCGCCGCGAAGTGTCGCGGCGGCTACTTTTGTTTCGCCAGAACATCATGCAAGTTGCGTTGTTCGCGGGTCAAGAATTGGGAAGGAACATGGTAAGATATGTGTCGTCGCTTTGCGTTACAGTATCTATCTATTGATTAGTCTTCATGCATGATTTCTGGGCCAGCTATGAGTTTTACTTTGATATTTGTGATATGCGGTATTGTTTTGGGCCTGGCTATCGGCATGGTTCCGGTCTACTTGACGAATCGGTATCAACGCCGAAAGGCGATGGGGGAGATATCAGTTGAGAAGCAGAAGAAGAATACGGTGACTTATCACGTTGGATTTGGCGTGTGGTTTATGGGGTTGGGTTTACTGCAACTGAATTCGAGACGGGGCGAAGAAATACCGTGGTGGGTTTGGATGTGGATTGCTAGCGCACTCATGTATTTTATCGCAGCGTACCGGTTGTATGTGAAGGAAGCGAAGCCGATCGAGTACGATCGGGTTTATAAGAATGATCCGACAAAATGCGGGAAGTGTGGGTATGACGTGGTGCATATTCAGTCGGCGTCGTGCCCGGAGTGTGGGTGGACGTTGCCGAATTTGGATGAAGTGAGATTGCAGTCGCATGATGTTTGGTGTTGGTGGAAAAAGGGGAACTGGCAGATTGTTTATCTGGAAGAGGATATGCGGAAGAAAGCGCAGCGAGGATTTTATGTGACCGTAGTCATGGAAGTAATCGTGGCATGTGTTATTGGATTATGGTTACTAAGCAAGGAAGGCGGTTGGCATTCATTCAGTGTTCCAGTAATTTTTCTAGTGTTTCTGTCGCTGTTGTCCATTCATAAATTTATCAATGTGCATCGTATTCGAAAGTATTATGAGCGAGTGGATGGAGAAAAATGAAGTTGAAATATAAGATTGCGTTTTATTAGTGTTTGGTTGATGAGGTTGCAAACACCCCAGCACCGGCGGTGCTGGGTTTGATGGTGGTATGCGTGCGTATGGGGGGGGGGGGGGGGGGGGGGAGCACGATTAGTCAATAAGAAAACGGCATCACTTTGACTGAAAGTGATGCCGTGGGCTTTTATCTAACTTATGGTTAGTTGAGTGTTATTGCTTGCGAGCTCGGGGTTGGTGGATGCGCGGGACTTCTTCGCGGGTTAGGGTGCGGAAGAGTGACCATGCGGCCATGAGGAGGATAATTGAGAATGGAAGGGCGGCGATGATTGAGGCTGCTTGGAGGGCGTTGAGTCCGCCTGCGGCGAGGAGGAGTGCGGCGACGAGGCCTTCGGAGATAGCCCAGAAGAGTCGTGTACCGACGGGTGGGTCGGGGTTGCCGCCAGATGCGATGATGTCGATGACCATCGATGCGGAGTCGGAGGAGGTGACGAAGAAAAGGATGATGCAGAGCGTTGCGATGCCAGCACCGATGACGACGAGTAGTTTAGACTCGAAGATGCCATCAATCATGGCGAAGAGGACGGTGGGAAGGGTTGAGATTTTTTGCGTGTTGTCATCGGTAACGATGTCGGAAGAAAGATACTCGACAGCGGTAAGCTGTTTGGTTTCGGTTTTGAAGGTTCCGTCTGGGTTTTCGAGAAGCTTGCCGTCTGCACCTTTGACTGCGACGTTGAACTCGGGGAGGTATTCACCTTGAAGCGAGTCGCGTAGTTCGGTGTTTTGGGCTTTTTGCTCGTATTCGAGGTGGGTTTGATGTTGGCGAAGGGTTGTGGAGCCGAAGGCGGTCATCCAGATAATGGAGACGGCTGTTGGCAGGAGGAGCGTGCCGAGGACGAACTCGCGGATGGTACGACCTTTGGAGATCCGTGCGATGAACATGCCGACGAATGGTGACCATGCGATCCACCATGCCCAGTAGAAGACGGTCCACGCGGTGGCCCAGTTGCGACCTTCTTCGGAGAATGCGCCGGTGCGGAGTGATGATGAGGGGAGGAGTTGGAGGTATGCGCCGGTGTTGTCGAGTGTGGATGAGATGAATGCGATGACGCCCGAGCCGATGATGACGATGAGCATGAGGACGGCGGCGAGTGCGATGTTGAGTTCGGAGAGGCGGCGGATGCCTGTGGCGAGGCCGGTGACGACGGAGATGGTGGCGATGGCGGTGATGCCGGCGATGATGAAGTATTGGATGGGTAGTGAGATGGGTGTGCCGAAGAGGAAGGAGAGGCCGGCGTTGACTTGTTGAGCGCCGATGCCGAGGGAGGTGGCGACACCGGTGAGTGTTGCGATGATGGCGAGCACGTCGATGGCGTCGCCGGTGAAACCCCAGACGCGGTCGCCGAGGATTGGATGGAGGATTGAACGGAATGAGAGGGGCATGTCACGTCGGAAGCCGAAGTATGCGAGGGCGAGGCCGACGACGGCGTAGAGCGCCCAAGGGTGGAGTCCCCAGTGGAAGATGGTGACGGCCATGGCGATGCGTTCGTTGTCGAAGCCTTCGGCGAAGCCGGGAGGTGTTGCGTTGAAGTGATAGATGGGTTCTGCGACAGACCAGAAGAGGAGGCCGATGCCCATACCGGCGGAGAAGAGCATGGCGAACCATGAGAGGGTTGAGAATTCGGGGGGTGAGTTGTCCTTGGAAAGGCGGATGCGTCCGAAGCGAGAGAAGGCGAGCCAGAGTGCGAAGAGGACGAAGCCGGTCATGGTCATGACGTAGAGCCAACCGACGTGCTCGCCGATCCAGTTGCGGATGGAGACGAATGAAGATTCGAGGTTGGCGTTGGGGACGAAGAGCGTGAGCGCGACGAGTGCGAGGACGATGAGAGCGCCGACGGGGAAGACGACGGGATGCATTTCGAAATGCGGGCCGAAGCTGACGGAAGGCAGCTCGGGGACGTCGATGTTTTGCGGTGCGTGGTTCTGGTTTTCGTGGGACGGGTTAGGAGACGACGTATCGTCGGAGAGCATATGAGACCTTAATTTTGGATTGGGTTCCTAATAAAGCTGTGATTGCAGTTGCGAGGAATTGAGAGGTGAGGGGTGGGAGATAAAGCGGGATCACGGCAGAAAAGGAAGACAGCACGGGATGTGCTGTGCAAGCGTCAGATGTTGAACCCAAAATGCGTTTGCTCCGGCTGGTGGGTTGCGGTGTTGTCTGATGAAACACGGCTCAGCGCGGAGTAAAGAAAACAGACACGCATCAACTTCAATGCGCAGTTAAAGTACTTGATCAGGCAAATCTGCCCAATTTTAACTGGTTTTAACTTGGTTATCAAACAAGGCAGTCAGATGCGACAGGATGGACTTTCACAAGGAATCGCAAAACGATCTGGTTTTTACGATGTTTTTAGAATTCATGTCTAATCGATTAATAGCCTTTGAAGTTTGG contains these protein-coding regions:
- a CDS encoding RNA polymerase sigma factor gives rise to the protein MTQCALEEPRLAEKLTDEQLVANYRSGQTHCFEELIERYRQELFHFLIRFCGNRAAAEDIFQEAFLQIHLSADTFDITKRFKPWLFTIAANKARDYLRKNNRRQAASLSAMIDSSGDDSRSFVDLLEADIPIPDQNALDAEQSELVRELVQSMPDHLREVLTLAYFNQLAYKEIAEILAIPLGTVKSRLHSAVGTFSQLWKVRYKQRG
- a CDS encoding BCCT family transporter, with amino-acid sequence MLSDDTSSPNPSHENQNHAPQNIDVPELPSVSFGPHFEMHPVVFPVGALIVLALVALTLFVPNANLESSFVSIRNWIGEHVGWLYVMTMTGFVLFALWLAFSRFGRIRLSKDNSPPEFSTLSWFAMLFSAGMGIGLLFWSVAEPIYHFNATPPGFAEGFDNERIAMAVTIFHWGLHPWALYAVVGLALAYFGFRRDMPLSFRSILHPILGDRVWGFTGDAIDVLAIIATLTGVATSLGIGAQQVNAGLSFLFGTPISLPIQYFIIAGITAIATISVVTGLATGIRRLSELNIALAAVLMLIVIIGSGVIAFISSTLDNTGAYLQLLPSSSLRTGAFSEEGRNWATAWTVFYWAWWIAWSPFVGMFIARISKGRTIREFVLGTLLLPTAVSIIWMTAFGSTTLRQHQTHLEYEQKAQNTELRDSLQGEYLPEFNVAVKGADGKLLENPDGTFKTETKQLTAVEYLSSDIVTDDNTQKISTLPTVLFAMIDGIFESKLLVVIGAGIATLCIILFFVTSSDSASMVIDIIASGGNPDPPVGTRLFWAISEGLVAALLLAAGGLNALQAASIIAALPFSIILLMAAWSLFRTLTREEVPRIHQPRARKQ